A segment of the Streptomyces sp. ITFR-21 genome:
TACTGGTTCGCCGGATTCTTCCTGTTCAGCACGGTCTTCCGCCCGGCCGGCGCCTACTTCGCCCAGCTCCGCCGCCGTCTGACCACCCTCCTCAAGGACGTCACCTTCCCCCGCGACGACGTCCTGGAGCTGCGAACCCGCCTCGACAGCGTCCAGAGCGGCACCAGGGTGCTGGAGGACAAGGCCGAGGAGCACTACCAGGCCCTTGCCGAAATCCGTCGGAACCTGGACGCCCTCGGCACCTCCGTCTACGCCCGCGCGGCTGACGCCGACCGCAAGATCACCGCTCTGGGCCGGCAGTTCGAGGCAACCGTCAACCGCCTGACCGACAATCAGGAGATCATCACCGGTCTCAAGGCGTTCCTCCGCCTCCTGCGCGCCTCCGACGCCCTGGACGACCCCGCCGCCTCGTAGCAGCCCTCCCCGTCGGCTCGGCGCCCCCGACCGGTCGCCGGCAGCGGGTGATCGTCGGGAACGGCGCACTCCAGCCCGAAGATCGGGACGGAGGCGGGGATCGGGACGGGGCAGGACGCCGGGCTCAGCCGCGTGGTCCGAGGGATCCGGTCGTCGGCGATCCGCGCGGGCCGGCATCTCCTCGGACCGCCGGACCGGAAACGAGCTGCCGTCGCGTACTTCCACCCGAGCCGTCGGCTCTGGGCGTACCGGCGTCCCTGACCTGATGGTGTTGACATGCCCCTGATAATCAGAGCGTGGAGCCCGGTGCCGCGCCCCCGCCCCCGGCTCCGACACGTGGACCTGCCGTGCTCGAAAGCCCGAAGGGAAGGCCCGGATGTTGTTGACCCGCAGGTTCCGGCCCCGCAGAATCTGGACCGCGCTGGCGATAGTGCCCAGCCTGTTCCTCGTGCTACTGCCGGCCGTGACGGTCGCGCACGCCGCTGCGGCGCTGTGCAACAAGTACTGCGACGCGCGCGATCCGGCGGCCGCGCCGGGCGAGCGGGTGCCGGTGAGCGCGTCGATCTACTCCCGCACGATCAGCCTGCACATAGATGACAACGATGCCATGGGCTGGGCCTCGATCGACCACGGCTCTCCGGGCGACGAGGTATGGCTGGACCGCTCCTTCGACGGCGGCGCCACCTGGTCCTCGGGCAGCAAACTCGGCGACACGACCGTCCCGGCCGGCTCCACCGGCTGGCGCACCCTCATGTACAACGTCGACGACTGGAACACCGCGGGCGTCGGCGCGCTCCGCGCCTGCGGCAAGGCGGGCGACCGCGTCGAGATCGCCTGTACGGCGTGGGCCCGGTCGGACTGGAACGCGTGGAGCCGCAGTACGGCCGCGGCGACCGCGCTGATGATGTCGTTCGACCGCACCACCGGCCTGTTCGGCGGCAACGGCTGGTGGACCGGCGCCAACGCGCTGACCGCTGTCATCGACAACGCGCGGATCAGCGGTATGCCGAGCTACAAATACGCCATCGCCTCGACGTACGACAAGAACATCAACGCACAGGGCGGGAGCTTCACCAACGACTACCTGGACGACACCGGTTGGTGGGGCCTGGCCTGGGTGGACGCCTTCGACGCGACCGGCGACAGCCGCTACCTCAACACCGCGCGGGCCGACGCCGACCACATGTTCGCGTACTGGACGAGCGCTTGCGGCGGCGGTGTGCTCTGGAACCAGACCATGACGTATAAGAACGCCATCACCAACGAGCTCTTCCTCCAGCTCAACGCGGCTCTGCACAACCGCGTCCCCGGCGACACCGTCTATCTGGGCCGGGCCAGGTCCGAGTGGTCGTGGTTCCAGGCCAGCGGCATGATCAACGCCGATCACATGATCAACGACGGTCTCACCGACTCCTGCGCCAACAACGGCCAGCCCACCTGGACGTACAACCAGGGTGTCGTGCTCGGCGGACTGACCGAGCTGTACCGGGCCACCGGCGACAGCGGTCTGCTGACCACGGCCCGCACGCTGGCCGGCGCCTCCACGACCAAGCTGGAGACCGGCGGCGTGCTGCGCGAGCCCGGCGAGTCCGACGGCTGCACCGGCGACGGCCCCTCCTTCCGGGGTGCCTACGCCCGGGGCCTCGGCAAGCTCAACGTCCAGTTGAGCGACCACCCCTACAACGCCGCCCTCGACCGCTGGGCCGACGCGGCGTACGCCAAGGACCGGAACGTGCTCGATATGTACGGGCCGCACTGGAACGGTCCCTGGACCGGTGCGACCGGGTACGGCTGCCAGCAGACCACGCTCGATCTGCTGAATGCGGCCGAGGCGTCCTGACCGGGGATCTCACCGCCTGGGGGCTGTCCGGGTGCGGGTCCTGCCTGCGACCCCGCGGCCCGGCGACCCCCGCGGGCAGGACCCGCGCCCTGCTCCCGGTCTGCCCCCGGTCCGATGCCGGCCCGCCGCCTGTCCGAGACGGGTGGCGGGCCGATCCGTTGTGTTTCGTCACCTTTCTCGTTCCTCGGGCGTGAGAGTTAGCAAGAGACAACGACAACGTGCGAAACACACGAGGACAGGGGAGGACTCATGAAAGCGAGTCTGCACGACGCCGACCGGGCCGAGGGCCGGCGGACGGGTCATGCCGTGGCATTCTCAAGCGAGGCGGTCAGCGCGTTGAGCTCGTCCAGCAGGGCCTTGGCTTTCGCCCTGGTCAGACC
Coding sequences within it:
- a CDS encoding glycoside hydrolase family 76 protein; this encodes MLLTRRFRPRRIWTALAIVPSLFLVLLPAVTVAHAAAALCNKYCDARDPAAAPGERVPVSASIYSRTISLHIDDNDAMGWASIDHGSPGDEVWLDRSFDGGATWSSGSKLGDTTVPAGSTGWRTLMYNVDDWNTAGVGALRACGKAGDRVEIACTAWARSDWNAWSRSTAAATALMMSFDRTTGLFGGNGWWTGANALTAVIDNARISGMPSYKYAIASTYDKNINAQGGSFTNDYLDDTGWWGLAWVDAFDATGDSRYLNTARADADHMFAYWTSACGGGVLWNQTMTYKNAITNELFLQLNAALHNRVPGDTVYLGRARSEWSWFQASGMINADHMINDGLTDSCANNGQPTWTYNQGVVLGGLTELYRATGDSGLLTTARTLAGASTTKLETGGVLREPGESDGCTGDGPSFRGAYARGLGKLNVQLSDHPYNAALDRWADAAYAKDRNVLDMYGPHWNGPWTGATGYGCQQTTLDLLNAAEAS